The Glycine soja cultivar W05 chromosome 3, ASM419377v2, whole genome shotgun sequence genome window below encodes:
- the LOC114407025 gene encoding ankyrin repeat-containing protein ITN1-like, with protein sequence MDHHRHPHHTTPLSEPTTPTTPRPTLFLSTSGKALLLSNSNKSLLLSNSSKRLDTPRKKYVKQVTGRHNDTELHLAAQRGDAASVRQILAEIDSIMMGSFEFDAEVASVRSAIFNEVNELGETALFTAAEKGHLDVVKELLPHTSHDALSSKNRSGFDTLHIAASKGHLAIVQALLDHDPGLIKTFAQSNATPLISAATRGHADVVEELLSRDPTQLEMTRSNGKNALHLAARQGHVSVVKILLRKDQQLARRTDKKGQTALHMAVKGVSCEVVKLILAADAAIVMLPDKFGNTALHVATRKKRTEIVHELLLLPDTNVNTLTRDHKTALDLAEGLPISEEILEIKECLIRYGAVKANDLNQPRDELRKTMTQIKKDVYFQLEQARKTNKNVSGIANELRKLHRAGINNAANSVTVVAVLFAAVAFAAMFTVPGGDNDQGVAVMAHTASFKAFFISNAIALFTSLSVVVVQITIVRGEIKAERRVVEVINKMMWLASVCTSVSFITASYIVVGRRSQWAAILVTIVGAVVMGGVLGTMTYYVVKSKRSRRMRKFSKTGTQLCRLSNSDDSEINPIYAI encoded by the exons ATGGATCATCATCGTCACCCTCATCACACCACCCCTCTCTCCGAGCCCACCACCCCCACCACCCCTCGCCCCACCCTCTTCCTCTCCACCTCCGGCAAGGCCCTCCTCCTCTCCAACTCCAACAAATCCCTCCTCCTCTCCAACTCCAGCAAACGCCTCGACACCCCGAGGAAAAAATATGTCAAGCAAGTCACCGGCCGCCATAACGACACCGAGCTGCACCTCGCCGCGCAGCGCGGCGACGCGGCCTCCGTCCGCCAGATCCTCGCCGAGATCGACTCCATCATGATGGGGAGCTTCGAGTTCGACGCCGAGGTTGCCAGTGTCAGGTCCGCCATCTTTAATGAGGTGAATGAGCTGGGAGAAACCGCCCTCTTCACCGCAGCTGAAAAGGGCCACCTCGACGTCGTAAAGGAGCTCCTCCCTCACACCAGCCACGACGCGCTTTCCTCTAAAAACCGCTCCGGCTTTGACACCTTGCACATTGCCGCTAGCAAAGGTCATCTTG CCATTGTGCAGGCGCTACTAGACCATGATCCCGGTTTGATTAAGACGTTTGCGCAGTCAAATGCAACTCCTCTAATCTCTGCGGCTACACGAGGGCATGCAGATGTCGTTGAAGAGTTGTTGTCTAGGGATCCTACTCAGTTGGAGATGACTAGGTCCAACGGGAAAAATGCGCTACATTTAGCTGCACGCCAGGGACATGTGAGTGTTGTAAAGATACTACTACGGAAGGATCAACAACTTGCTCGAAGGACTGATAAGAAAGGACAAACTGCGCTACACATGGCTGTCAAAGGGGTTAGTTGTGAAGTGGTGAAGCTGATTCTTGCTGCGGATGCAGCCATTGTCATGCTTCCTGACAAATTTGGCAATACTGCGTTGCATGTAGCCACAAGGAAAAAGAGGACAGAG ATAGTGCATGAGCTGTTACTTCTACCTGACACCAATGTAAATACCTTGACAAGAGACCACAAGACAGCTCTTGACTTGGCGGAGGGGCTTCCAATATCAGAGGAAATTCTGGAGATCAAAGAGTGTCTCATTCGTTATGGTGCAGTTAAAGCCAATGATCTCAACCAACCAAGGGACGAGCTAAGGAAAACCATGACACAAATCAAGAAAGATGTGTATTTTCAACTGGAACAAGCtcgaaaaacaaacaagaacgtGAGTGGGATTGCCAATGAGCTACGAAAGCTGCACAGAGCTGGAATCAACAATGCTGCAAACTCAGTAACGGTGGTTGCTGTGCTATTTGCAGCGGTTGCATTTGCAGCAATGTTCACAGTTCCTGGTGGGGACAATGATCAAGGGGTGGCAGTGATGGCACACACTGCGTCTTTCAAGGCCTTCTTCATATCCAATGCAATAGCACTCTTTACATCATTAAGTGTGGTGGTGGTTCAAATCACGATTGTTAGAGGGGAGATAAAGGCTGAAAGAAGGGTTGTGGAGGTGATCAACAAGATGATGTGGTTAGCCTCTGTCTGCACCTCTGTTTCGTTCATTACAGCATCTTATATAGTAGTTGGTCGACGCAGCCAATGGGCTGCAATACTTGTTACCATTGTAGGAGCCGTCGTAATGGGTGGTGTTCTTGGTACCATGACATACTATGTGGTGAAATCCAAACGCTCCCGAAGGATGAGGAAGTTCTCTAAGACAGGAACACAATTGTGTCGCCTTTCAAATTCGGATGATTCGGAAATAAATCCAATCTATGCCATTTGA
- the LOC114407026 gene encoding ankyrin repeat-containing protein At5g02620-like: MMKKQLTGIRGDSPLQSAIRAGNLELVLEIISQSPEEELKELLSKQNNSCETALYVAAENGHLDILKELIRYHDIGLASFKARNGFDAFHIAAKNGHLEILKVLMEAFPEISMTVDLSNTTVLHTAAAQGHIEVVNFLLEKGNSLVTIAKSNGKTVLHSSARNGYMEVVKALVSKEPEIAMRIDKKGQTALHMAVKGQNLELVDELVKLNPSLANMVDAKGNTALHIATRKGRLQVVQKLLDCREINTDVINKSGETALDTAEKNGRLEIANFLQHHGAQSAKSIKSPTTNMALELKQTVSDIKSGVHNQLEHTIKTQRRMQGIAKRINKMHTEGLNNAINSNIVVAVLIATVAFAAIFNVPGQYPEKPSELSPGMSPGEAYIAPDIGFMIFIIFDSTALFISLAVVIVQTSVVVIERKAKRQMMAVINKLMWVACVLISVAFIAMSYIIVGDHKELAIAATALGTLIMAATLGTLCYWVIAHRLEASRLRSLRTTMSSRQSMSMSMMSGSENEYKTVYAI; the protein is encoded by the exons ATGATGAAGAAACAATTAACAGGTATACGGGGAGATTCTCCCCTGCAATCGGCAATCCGAGCTGGAAATTTAGAATTGGTTCTGGAAATCATCTCTCAGAGTCCAGAGGAAGAATTAAAGGAGTTgctttcaaaacaaaacaactctTGTGAAACTGCCTTATATGTTGCTGCTGAAAATGGTCATCTTGATATACTCAAGGAATTGATTAGATACCATGATATTGGGTTGGCCAGCTTCAAAGCTAGAAATGGATTTGATGCATTCCACATTGCTGCTAAAAATGGACACTTGG AGATATTGAAAGTCCTCATGGAGGCCTTTCCTGAAATTTCAATGACTGTTGATCTGTCGAACACTACTGTGTTGCATACTGCTGCAGCACAAGGACACATTGAGGTAGTAAATTTTCTCTTGGAAAAAGGTAATAGCCTGGTAACTATTGCAAAAAGCAATGGGAAAACTGTGTTGCATTCTTCTGCAAGAAATGGCTACATGGAGGTTGTCAAGGCCCTTGTGAGCAAAGAACCAGAAATTGCAATGAGAATTGATAAAAAGGGGCAGACAGCACTCCATATGGCAGTTAAAGGACAGAATCTTGAGTTGGTGGATGAGCTCGTGAAATTGAATCCATCTTTGGCCAATATGGTGGATGCCAAGGGGAACACTGCACTGCATATAGCAACCCGGAAGGGTCGTCTACAG GTTGTTCAGAAGTTACTAGATTGCAGAGAAATAAACACAGATGTTATCAACAAATCTGGAGAAACTGCTTTAGATACTGCAGAGAAAAATGGTCGTTTGGAAATTGCCAACTTTCTGCAACATCATGGAGCTCAAAGTGCCAAGTCCATCAAGTCACCTACTACAAACATGGCCCTTGAGCTCAAACAAACAGTGAGTGACATAAAAAGTGGGGTTCATAACCAGCTGGAACACACAATTAAAACGCAAAGACGTATGCAAGGTATAGCGAAGCGAATCAACAAAATGCACACTGAGGGGCTTAACAATGCGATCAACTCCAACATTGTTGTTGCTGTCCTTATTGCAACAGTTGCTTTTGCTGCCATATTTAATGTCCCGGGCCAGTATCCTGAGAAACCAAGTGAACTCTCTCCTGGAATGTCTCCTGGGGAAGCATATATTGCTCCGGATATTGGATTCATGATATTCATAATCTTTGATTCTACTGCCCTCTTCATATCATTGGCTGTTGTGATTGTCCAAACATCAGTGGTTGTTATTGAGAGGAaagcaaagagacaaatgatGGCAGTTATAAATAAGTTGATGTGGGTTGCATGTGTGCTGATTTCTGTGGCATTTATTGCAATGTCATACATAATTGTTGGGGATCATAAAGAGTTGGCTATAGCAGCCACAGCTCTAGGAACACTGATTATGGCAGCTACTTTAGGAACACTCTGTTATTGGGTGATTGCTCATCGCCTTGAGGCCTCAAGATTGCGAAGTCTTAGGACAACAATGAGCAGTAGGCAGTCAATGTCTATGTCAATGATGTCAGGATCAGAGAATGAGTATAAGACAGTGTATGCAATATAA
- the LOC114407027 gene encoding probable membrane-associated kinase regulator 3 has translation MATKKVSSVHVDEDYIDIEPRFSSPNIFSSYSLDIPQQNNNNNNREFEFQNKEESITSPADELFYKGKLLPLHLPPRLEMVEKLLENAGSTFGFSRSQSSLEDSRFRMLQSTNATTPLESCNISPSESRRVCSCESLPSEYQFEWCSKIEGLVSDLHHHHHQQQHVPKKQTKQKQFWLAQGLKASKSYLKSLFSKSGCSDKSCASDAATSKVGESSIEVKKPKCQNDATKSKNKNKNKSPFELFCDNKHRRQRSCAVKNSDMLEDGFLNSSSRRSFSGVIQRHYASKASSLSTSSSGSSSSSSSFSLSSAGSYELQLFNRSISAELENSIESAIAHCKKSQQKGGLNKVCSQSAVCGKKGIMEKTLVRKDEFLI, from the coding sequence ATGGCCACAAAAAAGGTCTCATCGGTTCATGTAGATGAAGACTACATTGACATTGAACCAAGATTTTCTTCCCCCAACATCTTCTCTTCTTATTCCCTCGACATTCCACAacagaacaacaacaacaacaacagagaATTCGAGTTCCAAAACAAGGAAGAGTCCATAACTTCCCCAGCTGATGAACTCTTTTACAAAGGAAAACTCCTTCCTCTTCACCTCCCTCCTCGCTTAGAAATGGTGGAAAAGCTTCTTGAAAACGCTGGTTCCACCTTTGGCTTTTCAAGATCACAGTCATCATTGGAAGACAGTAGATTTAGGATGTTGCAGTCAACAAATGCCACCACACCTCTTGAGTCCTGCAACATCTCTCCCTCGGAATCACGCAGGGTTTGTTCCTGCGAATCACTTCCATCTGAGTATCAATTTGAATGGTGCTCTAAGATAGAAGGGTTGGTTAGtgatcttcatcatcatcatcaccaacaACAACATGTTCCTAAGAAACAGACCAAGCAGAAGCAGTTCTGGCTGGCTCAGGGGCTCAAGGCTTCAAAAAGTTACTTGAAATCCTTGTTCAGCAAATCTGGTTGCTCTGATAAGAGCTGTGCCAGTGATGCTGCAACGAGCAAAGTGGGGGAAAGTTCGATAGAAGTTAAGAAACCAAAATGCCAGAATGATGCTAcgaaaagcaaaaacaaaaacaaaaacaaaagcccATTTGAGTTGTTTTGTGACAACAAGCACAGGAGGCAGAGATCCTGCGCGGTGAAGAACAGTGACATGCTCGAAGATGGTTTCCTTAACAGCAGCAGCAGAAGGTCTTTCTCTGGGGTGATTCAGCGACATTATGCTTCCAAGGCTTCATCTTTGTCCACCTCTTCATCTGGGTCATCTTCTTCGTCTTCGTCTTTTTCACTCAGTTCAGCTGGGTCCTATGAGTTGCAATTGTTCAATAGGAGTATCAGTGCGGAGCTGGAGAATTCTATTGAGAGTGCCATTGCTCATTGTAAAAAGTCCCAGCAAAAGGGTGGTTTAAACAAGGTTTGTTCACAATCTGCCGTTTGTGGGAAAAAGGGAATAATGGAGAAGACCCTGGTTAGAAAGGATGAGTTTCTCATTTGA
- the LOC114405278 gene encoding uncharacterized protein LOC114405278 — translation MADSGTDRVEAALDRLTSRIEDLLQHVTPSPSPPFPSRNPVPAQTHRLKLDVPRFDGTDPMGWIFKITQFFEYHGTPNQDRITIAAFYMEGRALAWFQWMSSNGQFTSWPVFLQALQTRFSPSNYEDPSGSLFKLTQRTTVTEYLSEFEELANRVVGLPAPFLLSCFVSGLAPEIRREVMINQPLTVAQAAGLARLHEEKLRDLRFDFRHPNRPRTPQPPPIVSQHPPPLSSFPSPRAPSLPPLLPLPPRTNPPPPPTFRRLTPEELASRRERGLCFSCDEKFHKGHRCAPRVHLLIADAEDPVEHMGSNIDPSDPIDPGPGPMEIPDSPAHISLNSLAGHLAPETLRLVGDISGIPVLVLIDGGSTHNFLQEQLVVQLGLTSHPTSPLKVMVGNGQHLQCHTICDSVTLILQQHSFTVDFYVLPIAGANVILGVQWLQSLGPILTDYTHLSMQFFHDGRLVNLQGDPEAHRGLLSSPQFRRACRNQNQSLCFHITMLPNDLDSPLTRPVDPQVQHLLQQFSILFQEPNALPPARDTDHQIHLRPHATPVNVRPYKYPYYQKREIETQVETMLQRGIIQPSKSPFSSPVLLVKKSDNTWRFCVDYRALNALTIKDRFPIPTIDELLDELGDASCFSKLDLLQGYHQIRMQPDDIPKTAFRTHHGHFEFKVMPFGLCNAPSSFQATMNTLFRPYLRRFIIVFFDDILIYSVSLSDHLRHLQTTFQVLYENHFVLKLSKCLFAQPEVEYLGHLVSYKGVQPVTAKLDAIAQWPQPRTVRALRGFLGLAGFYRRFIHGYATIAAPLVKATTVEPLQWTSSTQTAFETLKQALTSAPVLTLPNFQLPFTIETDASAIGMGAVLSQQGHPIAYFSKPFSQKMLRASTYVRELFAITAAVKK, via the coding sequence ATGGCTGATTCCGGCACTGATCGAGTCGAGGCCGCCTTAGACCGCCTCACTTCGCGCATTgaagatctcctccagcacgtGACCCCTTCACCATCACCACCCTTTCCCTCTCGTAACCCCGTTCCTGCACAGACACACAGACTGAAGTTAGATGTCCCCAGATTCGATGGGACTGATCCTATGGGctggatttttaaaattacacagTTCTTCGAGTATCACGGTACTCCTAATCAGGACCGCATCACCATTGCTGCTTTTTATATGGAGGGAAGGGCCCTTGCTTGGTTCCAGTGGATGTCAAGCAACGGCCAATTCACCTCTTGGCCCGTATTCCTACAGGCCTTGCAGACCCGGTTTTCCCCATCCAACTACGAGGATCCTTCGGGATCTCTGTTCAAACTTACTCAGCGAACCACAGTGACAGAATACTTATCTGAATTTGAAGAGCTTGCCAACAGGGTCGTCGGACTCCCAGCTCCATTTCTTCTCAGCTGCTTTGTTTCCGGTCTTGCGCCAGAAATTCGCCGCGAAGTCATGATCAACCAGCCTCTCACGGTGGCTCAAGCCGCAGGTCTCGCGCGCCTCCACGAAGAGAAATTGCGTGACCTCCGCTTCGATTTTCGCCATCCTAACCGCCCTCGAACCCCCCAACCACCACCTATAGTCTCACAGCACCCTCCGCCCCTATCCTCGTTTCCCTCTCCACGCGCCCCCTCACTTCCCCCTTTACTTCCATTACCACCGCGTACTAACCCACCACCGCCACCTACATTCCGTCGCCTGACCCCGGAAGAGCTAGCCTCGCGTCGGGAGCGGGGCCTCTGCTTCTCTTGTGACGAAAAGTTCCACAAAGGCCATAGGTGCGCCCCTAGGGTTCACCTTCTGATAGCAGACGCGGAGGACCCCGTGGAGCACATGGGTTCTAATATAGACCCATCAGACCCTATTGACCCGGGACCCGGCCCAATGGAAATACCCGACTCCCCAGCCCATATTAGCCTCAACTCCTTAGCGGGCCATTTAGCCCCCGAGACCCTCCGACTCGTCGGCGACATCTCCGGCATCCCTGTCTTGGTCCTCATAGACGGTGGGAGCACCCACAATTTCCTCCAGGAGCAGCTTGTGGTTCAATTGGGCCTTACCTCTCATCCCACCTCACCATTAAAGGTCATGGTCGGAAATGGACAGCACCTTCAGTGTCACACGATTTGTGACTCCGTCACTCTCATCCTTCAACAGCACTCGTTCACAGTGGATTTCTACGTGCTTCCAATTGCCGGCGCTAATGTCATTCTTGGTGTCCAATGGTTGCAATCCTTGGGGCCTATTTTAACTGATTACACTCACCTTAGTATGCAATTTTTTCATGATGGCAGGTTAGTCAATTTACAAGGGGACCCAGAGGCCCATCGTGGCCTGTTATCTTCTCCACAGTTTCGGCGAGCTTGCCGCAATCAAAACCAGAGTCTCTGCTTCCACATCACCATGCTTCCAAATGACTTGGACTCCCCGTTGACCAGACCCGTTGACCCTCAGGTACAACACCTCCTTCAACAGTTCTCCATCCTCTTTCAGGAGCCCAACGCCCTTCCGCCGGCCAGGGACACGGATCATCAAATCCACTTAAGACCCCATGCCACTCCAGTCAATGTCCGGCCATATAAATACCCCTATTACCAAAAGCGTGAGATCGAAACTCAGGTGGAAACAATGCTTCAACGAGGAATCATTCAACCCAGCAAGAGTCCATTCTCCTCGCCGGTTTTATTGGTCAAGAAGTCCGACAACACATGGAGGTTCTGCGTCGACTATCGTGCGCTGAATGCCCTCACAATCAAAGATCGTTTTCCAATCCCAACGATCGATGAGCTTTTGGACGAGCTAGGCGATGCTAGTTGCTTCTCCAAGCTGGATTTGTTGCAGGGGTATCATCAGATACGCATGCAACCGGATGACATCCCCAAAACGGCCTTCCGCACGCATCACGGGCACTTTGAATTCAAGGTGATGCCCTTTGGCTTGTGTAACGCGCCTTCATCTTTCCAGGCGACTATGAACACGCTTTTCCGACCGTATCTCCGGCGTTTTATCATCGTTTTCTTCGATGACATTCTCATATACAGCGTCTCTCTCAGTGATCACCTGCGTCACTTACAAACCACCTTTCAAGTACTTTATGAGAATCATTTTGTGCTTAAGCTCTCCAAATGTCTCTTTGCTCAACCCGAAGTCGAGTATTTAGGCCACCTGGTTTCATACAAGGGCGTTCAACCTGTCACTGCGAAACTCGATGCCATTGCTCAGTGGCCTCAACCTCGAACTGTTCGCGCTCTCCGCGGTTTCCTGGGCCTTGCCGGCTTCTACCGCAGATTCATCCATGGTTACGCCACCATCGCGGCACCACTCGTGAAGGCCACTACTGTTGAACCCCTTCAATGGACTTCCTCAACCCAGACTGCTTTTGAAACCCTCAAACAAGCTCTAACCTCAGCCCCGGTTCTCACTCTTCCCAACTTCCAATTGCCTTTTACCATTGAGACTGATGCATCCGCAATTGGGATGGGGGCTGTCCTATCACAACAGGGCCACCCAATTGCTTATTTCAGTAAACCCTTTAGTCAGAAGATGCTCCGCGCCTCCACTTATGTCCGAGAACTGTTTGCCATTACCGCCGCCGTGAAGAAGTAG
- the LOC114405279 gene encoding probable membrane-associated kinase regulator 3, with protein sequence MAKKKVSLVDVDKNYIDTPSQNKEFEFQTKKVSLRTRYPADELFFKGKLLPLNLLPRVQMVEKLIENADATTPLQAWTISPSESRKTKRFRLAQRLKASKTYVKTLFNKYGCYDNSCANDAATSHKKNVKDDARKNKNPFEFFGHNKHQRQRSCVVKNNDDMLEDGFINSNKRSCELQLLNKSTRAEQENSINSAISNCKKSQQQGNIEGVTEGAEEEEQNRREEEREVQEEGRPKRKILKPKYLKDYV encoded by the exons ATGGCCAAAAAAAAGGTTTCCTTGGTTGATGTGGATAAAAACTACATTGACACCCCATCACAGAACAAGGAATTTGAGTTCCAAACCAAGAAAGTGTCCTTGAGAACAAGATACCCAGCTGATGAACTCTTTTTCAAAGGAAAACTCCTTCCTCTTAACCTTCTTCCTCGCGTTCAAATGGTTGAAAAGCTCATTGAGAATGCCGATGCCACCACACCTCTCCAAGCTTGGACCATCTCTCCCTCAGAATCACGCAAG ACCAAGCGATTCAGGCTGGCTCAAAGGCTTAAAGCTTCAAAAACTTACGTAAAAACTTTGTTCAACAAATATGGTTGCTATGATAATAGTTGTGCCAATGATGCCGCAACAAGCCATAAGAAGAACGTGAAGGATGATGCTaggaaaaacaaaaacccattTGAGTTTTTTGGCCACAACAAGCATCAAAGGCAAAGATCTTGTGTGGTTAAGAACAATGATGATATGCTTGAAGATGGCTTCATTAATAGCAATAAAAGGTCATGCGAGTTGCAATTGTTAAATAAGAGTACCAGGGCAGAGCAAGAAAATTCAATTAATAGTGCCATCTCTAATTGTAAGAAGTCACAACAACAGG GAAACATAGAGGGTGTTACAGAAGGTGCTGAGGAAGAAGAGCAGAAtagaagggaagaagaaagggaGGTGCAAGAAGAAGGAAGGCCCAAGAGGAAGATCCTGAAGCCCAAGTACTTAAAGGATTACGTTTAA
- the LOC114405280 gene encoding phosphatidate phosphatase PAH1-like: MLSFIIVDLNLVLKPLQHLTALLFLPFRSDVLGQFMPLVGKDWSQSGVARLFSAIKENGYQLLFLSARAIVQAYLTRNFLLNLKQDDKTLPNGPVVISPDGLFPSLYREVIRRAPHEFKIACLEDIKRLFPSDYNPFYAGFGNRDTDELSYRKIGIPKGKIFIINPKGEVAISHRIDAKSYTSLHTLVNDMFPPTSLVEQVDFNSWNYWRMPFSDVD; this comes from the exons ATGTTATCATTCATTATCGTAGATCTGAATCTGGTTCTGAAGCCGTTG CAACACCTTACTGCTCTACTGTTCCTTCCTTTCAGATCTGATGTTTTGGGGCAGTTTATGCCTTTAGTTGGAAAAGATTGGTCACAGTCTGGAGTGGCAAGGCTTTTCTCAGCTATTAAA GAAAATGGATACCAGCTACTGTTTTTGAGTGCCCGTGCTATTGTCCAGGCTTATCTAACCAGGAACTTTTTGCTTAACCTGAAACAG GATGACAAGACCTTACCGAATGGTCCTGTAGTTATTTCACCTGATGGATTATTTCCCTCTCTTTACCGAGAAG TAATAAGAAGGGCACCTCATGAGTTCAAGATTGCTTGTCTAGAG GATATCAAAAGACTTTTCCCTTCTGATTATAATCCGTTCTATGCGGGGTTTGGCAATAGAGACACGGATGAACTTAGTTACAGGAAGATAGGAATCCCGAAGGGcaagatatttattattaatcctAAG GGTGAGGTAGCAATAAGTCATCGTATTGATGCAAAATCTTACACATCATTGCACACACTCGTCAATGATATGTTCCCTCCTACTTCTTTGGTTGAACAG GTGGACTTCAACTCATGGAATTATTGGAGAATGCCTTTTTCAGACGTTGATTAG